A window of Lacibacter sediminis contains these coding sequences:
- a CDS encoding redoxin domain-containing protein, with protein MTIQIGQKAPDFSLFDTERKKVSLADFKGKNVLILFYPQAFSSTCTAELCTVRDDIARYNNANAEVLGISVDSVFTLKRYKEEQGYNFPLLSDFNKEVSAAYDSLYENWILEMKGVSKRSAFIVDKEGIIQYVELVETKDGVPDFEAINKKLESLN; from the coding sequence ATGACTATTCAAATTGGACAAAAAGCCCCTGATTTTTCGCTCTTCGATACCGAAAGGAAGAAAGTAAGTCTCGCCGATTTTAAAGGAAAGAATGTGCTGATCCTGTTTTACCCACAGGCATTCTCCAGCACTTGCACCGCTGAACTTTGTACCGTAAGGGACGATATTGCCCGTTACAATAATGCAAATGCCGAGGTGTTAGGCATTTCAGTTGACTCTGTGTTCACCCTGAAAAGATATAAAGAGGAGCAGGGCTATAACTTTCCGTTGCTCAGCGATTTCAATAAAGAAGTATCAGCAGCGTATGATTCTTTATATGAGAATTGGATTCTGGAAATGAAGGGCGTTTCAAAAAGGAGTGCTTTTATTGTTGACAAGGAAGGAATCATTCAATATGTTGAATTAGTGGAAACGAAAGACGGCGTGCCCGATTTCGAGGCCATTAATAAAAAACTTGAATCACTCAACTGA
- the leuB gene encoding 3-isopropylmalate dehydrogenase, translating to MATKHILIVPGDGIGQEVTAVGKKVLDKIAAKFGHTFTYDEALIGHVAIEATGVPLPDESLEKMRNSDAVFFGAVGHPKYDNDPSAKVRPEQGLLKMRKELGLYANLRPIKLFDELLGASSIKPEILKGADILFFRELTGDIYFGEKGRKNNGDTAYDIAEYSRYEVERIARKAFEAARTRKKKLCSVDKANVIETSRLWREVVQKVALEYPDVEVEHQFVDATAMLLIKDPRRFDVVVTANLFGDILTDEASQIAGSMGMLASASIGDGTGVYEPIHGSAHDITGKGIANPLASVLSAALLLDISFGMKEESEAVISAVDKVLKDGFRSRDIADATTPADKILGTDAMGEQVLLHI from the coding sequence ATGGCAACAAAACACATTTTAATTGTTCCCGGTGATGGTATCGGACAGGAAGTAACAGCAGTAGGTAAAAAAGTATTGGATAAGATCGCTGCAAAGTTCGGCCACACATTTACATACGATGAAGCATTGATTGGTCATGTGGCCATAGAAGCAACAGGTGTGCCTTTACCTGATGAGTCGTTAGAAAAAATGCGTAATTCAGATGCAGTATTTTTTGGTGCTGTCGGTCATCCGAAATACGATAACGACCCTTCTGCAAAAGTTCGTCCTGAGCAAGGTTTGCTGAAGATGCGGAAGGAACTTGGGTTGTATGCCAATCTTCGTCCCATTAAATTGTTTGATGAGTTGTTAGGTGCATCAAGCATTAAACCGGAGATTTTAAAAGGTGCTGATATTTTATTCTTCCGTGAGTTGACAGGTGATATTTACTTTGGCGAAAAAGGACGTAAGAACAATGGTGATACAGCTTACGATATTGCTGAGTACAGCCGTTACGAAGTAGAGCGTATTGCACGCAAAGCATTTGAAGCGGCACGCACTCGTAAAAAGAAATTATGTTCTGTTGATAAAGCCAATGTAATTGAAACATCAAGATTGTGGAGAGAAGTGGTGCAGAAAGTGGCATTGGAATATCCTGATGTGGAAGTGGAACACCAGTTTGTTGATGCAACGGCCATGTTGTTGATCAAAGATCCACGCCGTTTTGATGTAGTGGTAACAGCCAACCTGTTTGGTGATATCCTTACCGATGAAGCTTCGCAAATTGCCGGTTCAATGGGTATGTTGGCAAGCGCTTCAATTGGTGATGGTACAGGTGTATATGAACCTATTCACGGTTCGGCACACGATATTACAGGTAAAGGTATAGCCAATCCATTAGCTTCTGTTCTGTCTGCAGCTTTATTGCTCGATATTTCTTTCGGCATGAAGGAAGAATCAGAGGCAGTAATCAGTGCGGTTGATAAAGTTTTGAAAGATGGTTTCCGCTCAAGAGATATTGCCGATGCTACAACGCCGGCCGATAAAATTCTTGGAACGGATGCAATGGGCGAGCAGGTCCTGCTACATATATAA